A single genomic interval of Phocoena sinus isolate mPhoSin1 chromosome 15, mPhoSin1.pri, whole genome shotgun sequence harbors:
- the LOC116740266 gene encoding thymosin beta-4 codes for MSDKPDMAEIEKFDKSKLKKTETKEKNPLPSQETIEQEKQAGES; via the coding sequence ATGTCTGACAAACCCGATATGGCTGAGATTGAGAAATTCGATAAGTcgaaactgaagaaaacagaaacgaAAGAGAAAAATCCACTGCCTTCACAAGAAACAATTGAACAGGAGAAGCAAGCAGGCGAGTCGTAA